The Candidatus Poribacteria bacterium genome includes the window ATTCCGTATCAACTCTCCGAAAACAGTCTGGTATCGGTATCAATTTACGATACAACGGGTAAGTTGGTTCGCACGCTTTCGCTCGGTTTCCAATCCGCAGGCTTCTATAATAGTCGCGAGCGAGCAGCGTATTGGGATGGACGTAACGACTTAGGCGAAAGGGTGGCAAGTGGGGTCTATTTCTATCAACTGACAACACCCGCTTTCCAGCAAACCCGGCGGATGCTCATCTTAAAATAGTTTTTAAATTATTGCCCCCGCATCCTGCTAAAGCAGCAAAAACACTGCAATATGCAATACCAATGTGCCAAATGTAACAACACCTATCAAATCTCACCGTTACGCTATAAGTGTGAGTGCGGAGGCGCGCTGAACCTCGTCTCGGATCCACGCGTCTTGCCGAATGCACGGGTCCCAGCAGCGATGTCGCTCTGGCGGTATCGTGAAGCATTGCCGATCGGTAAGGAGACAGAGATTATCACACTCGGCGAAGGCATGACACCGCTTGTGCCACTCGATACTAACGCACCTGAACACTTCGTAAAATTGGACTATCTCTGTCCGACCGGCTCCTATAAGGACCGAGGGGCATCCGTCCTGCTCACGCATCTCAAATCACTCGGTGTTGAGACCGTTGTTGAGGATTCATCGGGCAATGCCGGGGCCGCGATAGCCGCCTACAGTGCCAGAGCAGGTATCCGCTGCACCATCTACTGCCCTGCGTCCACTTCGAAAGGCAAATTGAGACAGATTTCTGCCTATGGTGCCGAGTTAAAACTGGTAGCAGGAAACCGCGCAGCGACGACAGAGGCAGTAAAACTCGCCGCGGAAACTACCTGCTATGCCTCTCACAATTGGCATCCGTTTTTCTTGGAAGGCACAAAGACGCTCGCGTATGAGATTACCGAACAACTCGGGTGGCGCGCCCCGACACACGTCTTATGTCCAGTCGGATTCGGGAGCATCTATTTGGGTCTCTCTATCGGATTTCGTGAATTGCAGACCCAAGGGATTATTGAAGATGTCCCTCGGCTTCTCGGCGTTCAACCCGATGTCTGTTGCCCAATCTACAATGCGGACGTTGAAAACGTAACGTCCATCTCAAGAATGAAACAAACTGGAGAAACACTTGCCGAAGGCATCACTGCTGAACTCCCCATCCGAGGCGACAATATTTTGGAGGCACTCCATTTCTCGAACGGCGCATTTACCACAGTCAACGACGCAGAGATTGAGGAAGGCATGGAACTGCTTGCCGTCAAAGGGATTTATGTGGAACCGACATCGGCTGTTGTCGTTAAAGCATATCAGAAATTTCAAGAAACAGGTATCATCCAAGAAGGCGATATGACAGTTTCGATCCTCACAGGTATCGGTCTCAAAGCATCTTGACATTAGAAATCACAGAACTCAGAAATAATCTAAGTTGCCACCTATTGATTTAGGGGCACGCGCATCGTTTTCAGCGAAAAACGTGATGTGTGCTGTGCAATTTTGGGTGCGAAGATGCAC containing:
- a CDS encoding pyridoxal-phosphate dependent enzyme, encoding MQYQCAKCNNTYQISPLRYKCECGGALNLVSDPRVLPNARVPAAMSLWRYREALPIGKETEIITLGEGMTPLVPLDTNAPEHFVKLDYLCPTGSYKDRGASVLLTHLKSLGVETVVEDSSGNAGAAIAAYSARAGIRCTIYCPASTSKGKLRQISAYGAELKLVAGNRAATTEAVKLAAETTCYASHNWHPFFLEGTKTLAYEITEQLGWRAPTHVLCPVGFGSIYLGLSIGFRELQTQGIIEDVPRLLGVQPDVCCPIYNADVENVTSISRMKQTGETLAEGITAELPIRGDNILEALHFSNGAFTTVNDAEIEEGMELLAVKGIYVEPTSAVVVKAYQKFQETGIIQEGDMTVSILTGIGLKAS